A genome region from Arachis duranensis cultivar V14167 chromosome 6, aradu.V14167.gnm2.J7QH, whole genome shotgun sequence includes the following:
- the LOC107495817 gene encoding probable disease resistance protein At4g33300, translating to MALTELISNELTGELLRNLVTISRKSILCRGSADQLITYITELLPTIQEIKYSGVELPQPRQQQLHRLSEILHSGVELAHKVLNSSRWNVYKNFQLAKKMEKLENTVSKFIEGPMQTHILADVHHTRFEMAERFDRIEASNRRLEQYFVTMKMGGMGGGGWVEEAVRSMEIAEGSLGNSRVGLELGKKKVKEMLVGRNDLWVIGISGIGGSGKTTLARDVCRDEQVQFSFKERILFLTVSQSPNVEQLRARIWGFIMGNQNLNPNYVIPQWMPQFDCKTETRNLIVLDDVWSLSVLQQLVCRIPGCKFLVVSREKFQICNATYEVELLSEEDALSLFCHHAFGQKSIPVAANENLVMQVVTECGRLPLALKVIGASLRDQNEMFWEGVKTRLSQGQSIGESYQNNLIERMAISVNFLPEKIKKCFLDLCSFPEDKKIPLDILINMWVEMHDICQTEAFTMVVELSNKNLLTLVKEARAGDMYSSCFEISVTQHDILRDLALNMSNCDSICERRRLVMPKREASGLPKEWLRYKDKPFEAQIVSIHTGEMKEKDWCNLEFPKAEVLIINFSSSEYFLPPFIQSMPNLKTLIIINYSASYACLHNMSIFEKLTNLKSLWLEKVSTPELSGIVMKNLSKLCLVLCKINNSLEGKELKEADLSRIFPNLTELTLDHCDDVTDLPSSICEIHSLQNLSLTNCHNLTKLPAELGQLRSLEILRLYACPDLKSLPLSICNMIKLKYIDISQCVNLACFPNEIGKLVNLEKIDMRECSMIRSIPKSALSLKNLRLVICDEEVQDMWIDVQKAKPKEFHIQVSEQQYDLDWLKD from the exons ATGGCCCTGACGGAGTTAATTAGCAACGAGCTCACCGGCGAGCTCCTCCGGAATCTCGTAACCATCTCTCGCAAATCCATTCTCTGCCGTGGAAGTGCAGATCAGCTCATAACTTACATAACTGAACTCCTTCCAACCATACAAGAGATCAAATACTCCGGCGTTGAACTCCCTCAGCCACGTCAGCAACAGCTTCACCGCCTCTCCGAGATCCTCCACTCTGGTGTCGAACTCGCTCACAAG GTTCTGAATTCGAGCCGTTGGAATGTGTACAAGAACTTTCAGCTAGCTAAAAAGATGGAGAAGCTTGAGAACACGGTATCAAAGTTCATAGAGGGTCCGATGCAGACTCACATACTTGCTGATGTGCACCACACGCGGTTCGAGATGGCGGAGCGGTTCGACCGGATCGAGGCGTCGAACCGGAGGCTGGAGCAGTACTTTGTGACCATGAAGATGGGGGGGATGGGAGGTGGAGGGTGGGTCGAGGAGGCTGTGAGGAGCATGGAGATTGCTGAGGGTAGTTTAGGGAATTCACGTGTGGGTTTGGAGCTTGGGAAGAAGAAAGTCAAGGAGATGCTTGTTGGGAGGAATGATCTTTGGGTGATTGGGATTTCTGGTATTGGTGGCTCAGGGAAGACCACTCTTGCTAGAGATGTTTGCAGAGATGAACAAGTTCAAT TTTCTTTCAAGGAGAGAATCTTGTTTTTGACTGTGTCACAGTCCCCAAATGTTGAGCAGCTAAGAGCAAGGATCTGGGGGTTCATTATGGGGAATCAAAACTTGAATCCAAATTATGTGATTCCCCAATGGATGCCGCAATTCGATTGCAAAACCGAAACTCGAAACCTTATTGTTCTTGATGATGTCTGGTCACTCTCTGTGCTGCAACAGCTTGTATGCAGAATACCTGGCTGCAAGTTCCTTGTTGTCTCCAGAGAGAAATTCCAAATTTGTAATGCCACTTATGAGGTGGAACTGTTGAGTGAAGAGGATGCACTATCTTTGTTCTGTCATCATGCTTTTGGACAGAAATCAATCCCTGTAGCTGCTAATGAGAATCTAGTAATGCAG GTTGTGACAGAGTGTGGAAGGCTTCCACTAGCTCTTAAAGTGATTGGAGCTTCCTTGAGAGATCAGAATGAAATGTTTTGGGAAGGTGTCAAAACAAGGCTATCTCAGGGCCAAAGCATTGGGGAATCTTACCAAAACAATCTGATTGAGAGAATGGCAATCAGTGTAAACTTCCTGCCAGAGAAGATCAAGAAATgcttcttggacctttgttcaTTTCCTGAGGACAAGAAAATCCCTCTGGACATCCTCATCAATATGTGGGTCGAAATGCATGATATCTGCCAAACCGAAGCCTTTACTATGGTCGTTGAGCTTTCAAACAAGAATCTTCTCACCTTGGTGAAAGAGGCGCG TGCTGGAGACATGTATAGCAGTTGCTTTGAGATATCTGTTACTCAACATGATATACTCAGAGACCTTGCGCTCAATATGAGCAACTGTGACAGCATTTGTGAACGCCGGCGATTGGTTATGCCAAAGCGAGAAGCAAGTGGTCTCCCTAAAGAGTGGTTGAGATACAAGGATAAACCATTTGAGGCTCAGATTGTCTCAATTCACACGG GtgaaatgaaagaaaaggaTTGGTGCAACCTTGAGTTTCCCAAGGCTGAAGTTctgattattaatttttcatccAGTGAATACTTCCTGCCTCCCTTCATTCAATCAATGCCAAATCTGAAGACATTGATTATAATAAACTATAGTGCTTCTTATGCATGCCTTCACAATATGTCAATTTTTGAGAAGTTGACAAACTTGAAGAGTCTCTGGCTTGAAAAGGTTTCCACTCCAGAGTTATCAGGCATTGTGATGAAAAATCTAAGCAAATTATGTCTAGTCCTTTGCAAGATCAATAACAGTTTGGAGGGGAAAGAACTCAAAGAAGCAGACCTATCTAGAATCTTCCCAAACCTCACCGAACTCACTCTTGATCACTGTGATGATGTAACTGATCTTCCCTCAAGCATCTGTGAAATACATTCCCTGCAGAACTTGAGTCTAACAAATTGTCACAATCTGACGAAACTACCTGCCGAATTGGGGCAACTGCGATCGCTTGAGATCCTCCGGCTATATGCATGTCCGGATTTGAAGTCCCTTCCTCTGAGCATATGTAATATGATTAAGTTGAAGTACATAGACATTTCTCAATGTGTTAACCTGGCATGCTTCCCTAATGAGATTGGTAAGTTGGTCAATTTGGAGAAGATTGACATGAGGGAATGCTCCATGATTAGGAGCATACCAAAGTCTGCATTGTCATTGAAGAATCTAAGGCTTGTGATTTGTGATGAGGAGGTACAAGATATGTGGATAGATGTTCAAAAGGCCAAGCCAAAAGAATTTCATATTCAAGTATCTGAACAGCAATATGATCTGGATTGGCTAAAAGATTGA
- the LOC107495882 gene encoding mitogen-activated protein kinase kinase kinase 5, with amino-acid sequence MPPIISRKPSSPPSCVVHDHHDEKTMKKQSNYQRSKTCNSINTNVLDEVQHVTRQRKLVRHLKDKEVFDLLHLHSTINCSCSSSCSRGRSSSIGCGHWSISAKPQPLPLPESTGLGLGHVHLLGSPSTEQPSFALTLRKTVNHGALTCTKPSSNLDRPSQDLTTIAKAKNNLRVHIPAKTFLAGNSSCKIPPSLCHYDENDDDDCVSISGLSMHVAAKSAPSSVFSSPVTSPHGSNNNPQHFFDHHHTINNILQQLNDNDFNLYHHHHHHLPQANTNKNNVHICPASLSTAYHSNPKNNHVDAHPLPLPPRVSSSMILHQPSPSSMKGQWQKGKLIGRGTFGSVYHATNLETGASCAMKQVDIIPDDPTSAECIKQLEQEIKILHQLHHPNIVQYYGSEIVGDHLYIYMEYVHPGSVNKFIREHCGAMTESVVRNFTRHILSGLAYLHSTKTIHRDIKGANLLVNESGIVKLADFGMAKILSGNSYELSLKGSPYWMAPEVMKAAIKNESNPDVAMGIDIWSLGCTIIEMLSGKPPWSDLEGPSAMFKVLQSTPPIPESLSSVGKDFLQQCFRRDPADRPSASMLLNHPFLHNFHDQDNPLIHPHLNLCHKGDQGQGDNSSSPKDNTKNRHDILPTSMSTKIFNKTQKLMGAEESKHIIIASHHNLQSSVKAGTFNYSSLAKSSNLSSLPHSNLKHVMS; translated from the exons ATGCCTCCAATAATTTCACGCAAACCATCATCACCACCATCATGTGTTGTGCATGATCATCATGATGAAAAAACCATGAAGAAACAAAGCAACTACCAGAGATCAAAAACATGTAACAGTATCAACACCAACGTTCTTGATGAGGTTCAGCATGTTACAAGGCAGAGGAAGTTGGTTAGGCACCTTAAGGACAAAGAAGTCTTTGATTTGTTGCATTTGCACTCCACTAtcaattgttcttgttcttcttcctgCTCGCGAGGCCGTAGTTCTAGCATCGGCTGCGGACACTGGTCTATTTCTGCTAAGCCGCAGCCGTTGCCACTTCCCGAGTCAACGGGCCTCGGATTAGGCCATGTCCACCTGCTTGGATCTCCTTCCACAGAACAGCCTAGTTTTGCTTTGACTTTGAG GAAAACAGTGAATCATGGTGCATTGACATGTACAAAACCTTCAAGCAATTTGGATAGACCCTCTCAAGACCTTACAACTATagcaaaagcaaaaaataatctGAGAGTGCACATTCCAGCTAAAACTTTCTTGGCAG GGAATAGTTCATGCAAAATTCCCCCATCATTGTGTCAttatgatgaaaatgatgatgatgattgtgtGAGTATTTCTGGTTTGAGCATGCATGTTGCTGCCAAGAGTGCCCCATCAAGTGTCTTCTCTAGTCCAGTCACTAGTCCACATGGATCAAACAACAACCCACAACatttctttgatcatcatcacaCCATCAATAATATCCTTCAACAACTCAATGACAATGATTTCAATttgtatcatcatcatcaccaccacCTACCACAAGCTaatactaacaaaaataatgttCATATTTGCCCTGCTAGCTTAAGTACTGCTTATCATTCTAATCCCAAAAATAACCATGTTGATGCACATCCCTTGCCACTTCCTCCTAGAGTTTCATCATCAATGATACTACATCAACCATCACCTTCTTCAATGAAAGGCCAATGGCAGAAAGGGAAACTAATCGGTCGCGGCACCTTTGGAAGTGTTTATCATGCAACCAACCT AGAAACTGGAGCTTCTTGTGCAATGAAGCAAGTGGATATAATTCCTGATGATCCTACATCTGCTGAGTGCATAAAGCAACTAGAGCAG GAAATCAAAATCCTTCATCAACTACACCACCCCAATATAGTGCAGTATTATGGAAGTGAAATA GTTGGTGATCATTTGTACATATATATGGAGTATGTTCATCCAGGATcagttaataaatttattagggAGCATTGTGGAGCTATGACAGAATCTGTAGTTCGAAATTTCACAAGACACATTCTCTCTGGATTGGCCTACTTACACAGCACCAAGACTATTCACAG GGATATCAAAGGTGCAAACTTGCTTGTTAATGAATCTGGCATTGTCAAGCTTGCAGATTTTGGGATGGCCAAAATT CTCTCAGGGAATTCATATGAACTTTCTTTGAAGGGAAGTCCTTATTGGATGGCTCCTGAG GTGATGAAAGCTGCCATTAAGAATGAATCAAATCCTGATGTTGCCATGGGTATTGATATATGGAGCTTAGGCTGCACCATCATTGAAATGTTGTCAGGAAAGCCTCCTTGGAGTGACCTTGAAGGG CCATCAGCAATGTTCAAGGTACTACAGAGCACACCACCAATACCAGAGAGTTTATCATCAGTGGGAAAGGATTTCCTGCAGCAATGTTTCAGAAGGGACCCTGCTGATAGACCTTCTGCATCAATGCTTCTTAACCATCCCTTTCTCCACAACTTTCATGATCAAGATAATCCTCTAATTCATCCTCATTTAAATTTGTGTCacaaaggagaccaaggacaaggA GATAATTCATCTAGTCCCAAAGATAATACCAAAAATAGACATGATATATTGCCAACCTCCATGAGCACAAAGATTTTCAACAAAACTCAGAAATTAATGgg TGCTGAGGAATCTAAACACATTATTATAGCTTCCCATCACAATCTTCAATCTTCAGTTAAAGCTGGCACCTTCAATTACTCGTCTCTTGCAAAGTCCAGCAACCTATCATCCCTGCCTCACTCAAATTTGAAGCATGTCATGAGCTAA
- the LOC107495886 gene encoding uncharacterized protein LOC107495886, which translates to MEVMVQNSSSMDNFEFMSGTMSSPYLSAPSSPKRFGEYYLSAPTSPSRVSELYADFHEYFSSSSSSAMHFQQGITTNNEDDDGDGEDDDEGFAFFVSRESEKPSRSAEELFDGGKIKLLEPKGNELFIKTHKKEEEEKERNILFKAFSKKKEANEFHQETQHRRGRDRTPASSSTLSSSNSGRRITRSHSPYRTPFQEQQQQPPLTNKLESSSILASSSSSSSNNNNKGGSSSKRWSIKDLLLFRSASEGRASTKDQFKNILYNKSINKTSSFRSIDSSSRKKGHVSPHELHYAMKRAESEDMKKKTYLPYKHGILGRLAGFGL; encoded by the exons atggaAGTGATGGTGCAAAATTCTTCAAGTATGGATAATTTTGAATTCATGAGTGGGACAATGAGTTCACCATATTTGAGTGCACCTTCTTCACCAAAACGTTTTGGAGAATACTACTTGAGTGCACCAACAAGTCCATCTAGGGTTTCTGAGTTATATGCTGATTTTCATGAAtacttctcttcctcttcctcttcagcaATGCATTTTCAACAAGGTATTACTACTaataatgaagatgatgatggcgATGGCGAAGATGACGACGAAGGTTTTGCATTCTTTGTGAGTCGCGAATCGGAGAAACCTTCTCGTTCGGCCGAGGAACTTTTTGATGGCGGCAAGATCAAGCTTTTGGAGCCTAAGGGCAATGAATTGTTCataaaaactcataaaaaagaagaagaagaaaaagaaaggaacatATTATTCAaagctttttcaaaaaaaaaggaggCTAATGAGTTTCATCAAG AAACTCAACATAGAAGAGGAAGAGACAGAACAccagcatcatcatcaacattGTCTTCATCAAACTCAGGTAGAAGGATCACAAGATCACACTCACCATATAGAACACCAtttcaagaacaacaacaacaaccaccttTGACCAACAAACTAGAATCCTCATCAATCttagcatcatcatcatcatcatcctccaataacaacaacaaaggtGGTTCATCATCAAAAAGATGGAGCATAAAAGACTTATTGTTGTTCCGAAGTGCCTCTGAAGGAAGAGCTTCAACCAAGGATCAATTCAAGAACATTCTCTACAACAAGAGTATTAACAAAACATCAAGCTTTAGATCCATAGATTCTTCTTCTAGAAAGAAGGGACACGTGTCACCACATGAGTTGCACTATGCAATGAAGAGAGCTGAATCTGAGgatatgaagaagaagacttACTTGCCATATAAGCATGGCATTCTTGGAAGATTAGCTGGGTTTGGACTCTAA
- the LOC107495819 gene encoding probable disease resistance protein At4g33300, with product MALNDFFAGEIATELMKMLISISRKSLLCRTSADQLRTYINELLPTIQEIKYSGVELPADRQRQLDRFSEILRSGVELSHKVLNSNRWNVYKNLQLAKKMEKLEKTVSRFVQGPMQAHILADVHHARVEMAERFDRVDASNQRLEQYFSAMKIGVGGGGWIEEAVSSMEVDESGVEGNLGNLGVGLELGKKKVKEMVIGRNDIWVVGICGIGGSGKTTLAREVCKDEQVRSHFKERILFLTVSQSPNVEQLRAKIWGFIMGNQGFISSNYVVPQRMPQTECRSEVQRLIVLDDVWSLSVLEHLVCRVHGCKFIVVSRERFPTIFNATYEVELLSKEEALALFCHHAFGQKSIPLDADSNLVNQVVTECGRLPLALKVIGASLRDQTEMFWASVKNRLSQGQSIGESYEINLIDRMAISTNHLPEMIKECFLDLCSFPEDKKIPLDVLTNMWVEIHDIDQKEAFAIVVELSNKNLLTLVKEARAGGMYSSCFEISVTQHDILRDLALNLSNRSSIRERRRLVMPKREDHGRLPKQWLRYKDRPFEAQIVSVHTGEMKEEDWCHLEFPNAEVLIINFTSNEYYLPPFIAKMPNLRSLIIINYSASYASLHNVSVFQNLTNLRSLWLEKVSTPQLSGTIMKSLGKLFIVLCKLNNSLEGKEANLAQAFPNLSELTLDHCDDVTELPSSICEIHSLQNLSLTNCHNLTKLPSELGKLRSLGILRLYACPELKSLPSSICDMIKLKYIDISQCVNLAMFPNEIGKLVNLEKIDMRECPMIKSLPKSTVSLKNLRLVICDEEVQEVWNEVEKAKPNLHIKVSEQYYDLDWLKE from the exons ATGGCTCTGAACGACTTCTTCGCCGGCGAGATCGCGACGGAGCTCATGAAGATGCTGATAAGCATATCACGCAAGTCACTCCTCTGCAGAACAAGCGCTGATCAGCTCAGAACTTACATCAACGAACTACTCCCTACCATTCAAGAGATCAAGTACTCCGGCGTCGAGCTTCCCGCCGATAGGCAGCGCCAGCTCGACCGCTTTTCCGAGATTCTTCGCTCCGGCGTCGAGCTCTCACATAAG GTTCTTAATTCGAACCGGTGGAACGTGTACAAGAACTTGCAGCTAGCGAAGAAGATGGAGAAGCTTGAGAAGACCGTGTCACGGTTTGTGCAAGGTCCAATGCAAGCTCACATATTGGCTGATGTGCACCACGCCCGGGTCGAGATGGCCGAGAGGTTCGACCGGGTCGATGCGTCGAACCAGAGGCTAGAGCAGTACTTTAGTGCCATGAAGATAGGAGTGGGAGGAGGAGGGTGGATAGAGGAGGCTGTGAGCAGCATGGAGGTGGATGAGAGTGGGGTGGAGGGTAATTTGGGGAATTTAGGTGTAGGTTTGGAACTTGGAAAGAAGAAGGTTAAGGAAATGGTAATTGGAAGGAATGATATTTGGGTTGTTGGGATTTGTGGGATTGGTGGCTCGGGGAAGACTACACTTGCTAGAGAAGTATGCAAAGATGAACAAGTCAGAA GTCATTTCAAGGAAAGAATCTTGTTCCTAACAGTCTCACAATCTCCAAATGTTGAGCAACTAAGAGCAAAGATATGGGGTTTCATTATGGGAAACCAAGGCTTCATAAGTTCAAATTATGTTGTTCCTCAAAGAATGCCACAAACTGAATGCAGGAGTGAAGTTCAAAGATTGATTGTTCTTGATGATGTTTGGTCCCTCTCTGTGTTAGAACATCTTGTGTGCAGAGTACATGGTTGCAAGTTCATTGTGGTTTCGAGAGAGAGATTTCCAACAATTTTCAATGCTACTTATGAAGTGGAATTGCTGAGTAAAGAGGAAGCATTAGCTTTGTTCTGTCACCATGCTTTTGGTCAAAAATCAATTCCTTTGGATGCTGATAGCAATTTGGTCAACCAG GTTGTGACCGAATGTGGAAGGCTTCCGTTGGCTCTTAAAGTGATCGGAGCTTCATTGCGCGATCAGACCGAGATGTTCTGGGCTAGTGTCAAGAACAGGCTATCTCAAGGACAAAGCATTGGTGAATCCTATGAAATCAACCTCATTGATAGAATGGCAATCAGCACAAATCACTTACCAGAAATGATCAAAGAATGCTTTTTAGATCTTTGTTCATTCCCAGAGGATAAGAAGATTCCACTAGATGTTCTCACTAATATGTGGGTTGAAATCCATGATATTGATCAGAAAGAAGCTTTTGCAATTGTTGTGGAGCTCTCAAACAAGAATCTTCTCACATTAGTGAAAGAAGCTCG TGCTGGTGGCATGTATAGCAGCTGCTTTGAGATATCTGTTACTCAGCATGATATACTGAGAGACCTTGCTCTTAATTTGAGCAATCGCAGCAGCATCCGTGAACGCCGCCGATTAGTTATGCCTAAACGAGAAGATCACGGCCGACTGCCTAAACAATGGTTGAGATATAAGGACAGGCCATTTGAGGCTCAGATCGTTTCAGTTCACACAG GTgaaatgaaagaagaagattGGTGTCACCTTGAGTTTCCTAATGCCGAAGTTTTGATAATCAATTTCACATCCAATGAATACTACTTACCTCCCTTCATTGCAAAAATGCCAAATTTGAGGTCATTAATTATCATAAACTATAGTGCATCATATGCTTCCCTTCACAATGTATCAGTTTTTCAGAATTTGACCAATCTTAGAAGCCTTTGGCTTGAAAAAGTTTCAACCCCTCAATTATCAGGCACTATAATGAAAAGCTTAGGGAAATTATTCATAGTCCTATGCAAATTAAATAATAGTTTAGAGGGTAAAGAAGCAAACCTAGCACAAGCATTTCCTAACCTAAGTGAACTCACTCTTGATCATTGTGATGATGTTACTGAATTACCCTCAAGCATTTGTGAGATACATTCACTTCAAAACTTGAGTCTCACAAACTGTCACAATTTGACCAAATTGCCCTCAGAACTAGGCAAGCTAAGATCACTTGGGATACTAAGACTGTATGCTTGTCCAGAACTGAAATCACTTCCTAGTAGCATATGTGACATGATTAAGTTGAAGTATATAGACATATCTCAATGTGTTAACCTTGCAATGTTCCCTAATGAGATTGGAAAATTGGTGAATTTAGAGAAGATTGACATGAGGGAATGCCCTATGATTAAGAGTTTACCAAAATCAACAGTGTCATTGAAGAATCTGAGGCTTGTGATATGTGATGAGGAGGTACAAGAGGTTTGGAATGAGGTTGAGAAGGCAAAGCCAAATCTCCACATTAAAGTCTCAGAGCAATACTATGATTTGGATTGGCTTAAAGAGTGA
- the LOC107495877 gene encoding protein OSB1, mitochondrial, with the protein MNSKLLRLIPLFSTKPKFPASLPYSPSQQRYFPFSTATPETTSFKERRRFTHSFDDDAVSGTSAAYSHTLKFQRPSTIDWHRGIENNASFIGTVTRQPKPVNSKKGCFGAFTVLEISNPRCDDSHSSNLRVVLFMWDRLAEIALKHLKANDFIYVSGSLRSYTKVDHSGNDNVNYQLVVKELDFVARKIGHEGHKRLESIEAADSIQNNQNRLHLWHVFFSNPYEWWDHRKSKYNTKQPDFKHKDTGEVLWLSKYDPPWVRKQLELLDSKIAEGRVMRPHSRVRTWVYDE; encoded by the exons ATGAACTCGAAACTCCTCCGTCTCATTCCACTCTTCTCAACCAAACCAAAATTTCCAGCTTCGTTACCTTATTCTCCTTCTCAACAGAGGTATTTTCCGTTCTCCACTGCAACTCCCGAAACGACGTCGTTCAAGGAGCGTCGCAGATTCACGCACTCGTTTGATGACGATGCCGTTTCGGGAACCAGCGCCGCGTACAGCCACACGCTGAAGTTCCAACGACCATCGACTATCGATTGGCATCGAGGGATTGAGAACAACGCTTCCTTCATTGGAACCGTCACGCGCCAGCCGAAACCCGTTAACTCCAAAAAAGGTTGTTTCGGTGCTTTCACTGTGTTGGAGATTTCGAATCCGAGATGCGATGATTCTCATAGCTCCAACTTaag GGTGGTCTTGTTTATGTGGGATCGGTTAGCGGAAATTGCTTTGAAACATTTGAAAGCGAATGATTTTATATATGTCTCAGGTTCTTTGCGTTCTTACACCAAAGTTGATCATAGTGGAAATGACAATGTTAACTATCAG CTAGTTGTGAAGGAGCTGGATTTTGTTGCTCGAAAAATAGGCCATGAGGGGCACAAAAGATTAGAATCTATTGAAG CTGCAGATAGTatccaaaataatcaaaatcgACTTCACCTATGGCATGTGTTTTTTTCCAATCCATATGAGTGGTGGGATCATAGAAAGAGCAAGTATAACACAAAACAGCCTGATTTTAAACACAAGGATACTGGTGAAGTTTTGTGGTTGAGTAAATATGATCCTCCATGGGTAAGAAAACAACTTGAATTGCTTGACTCGAAAATTGCAGAAGGAAGAGTTATGCGTCCTCATTCTCGTGTGAGAACTTGGGTTTATGATGAGTAG